Proteins encoded within one genomic window of Gigantopelta aegis isolate Gae_Host chromosome 2, Gae_host_genome, whole genome shotgun sequence:
- the LOC121382985 gene encoding 40S ribosomal protein S6 has protein sequence MKLNIAFPATGCQKLIEVDDEKKLRPFYDKRISAEVSADSLGDEWKGYILRITGGNDKQGFPMKQGVLTTGRVRLLLSKGHSCFRVRRSGERRRKSVRGCIVDSNLSVLSVIIIKKGEQEIPGLTDKTIPRRLGPKRASHIRKLFNLSKEDDVRQYVVRRPLPEKEGKKPRTKAPKIQRLVTPVVLQRKRHRLALKRRRASKKREDAAEYLKLLAQRMKEAKERKLERRRSSSKSRSDSMRESHSKK, from the exons ATGAAG CTGAACATAGCCTTCCCAGCAACTGGCTGTCAAAAACTGATCGAAGTTGACGATGAAAAAAAATTGCGTCCATTCTATGACAAGCGTATATCGGCAGAAGTCTCTGCCGACAGTTTGGGTGATGAGTGGAAG GGTTACATACTGCGCATCACTGGCGGCAATGACAAGCAGGGTTTCCCCATGAAACAAGGTGTGCTGACCACTGGTCGAGTCAGGCTCCTGCTGTCTAAGGGTCATTCATGTTTCAGAGTCAGGAGGTCTGGCGAGCGTAGGCGAAAGTCTGTGCGTGGCTGCATTGTCGACAGCAATCTGTCGGTTCTGTCAGTTATTATCATCAAGAAAG GTGAGCAGGAGATTCCCGGCCTCACAGACAAGACCATCCCCCGCCGTTTGGGGCCCAAGAGAGCCAGCCATATTAGAAAACTCTTCAACCTCAGCAAGGAAGATGATGTCAGGCAGTATGTTGTACGCCGACCACTTCCAGAGAAAGAAG GCAAGAAACCTAGGACAAAAGCACCAAAGATTCAGCGTTTGGTGACACCAGTCGTTCTTCAGAGGAAGCGACACCGACTGGCCCTGAAGAGAAGGCGAGCGTCGAAGAAACGCGAAGATGCGGCCGAGTATCTGAAACTGCTCGCCCAGAGGATGAAGGAGGCGAAGGAGAGGAAGCTGGAGCGTAGGAGGTCCTCCTCCAAGAGTCGCAGCGATTCCATGAGGGAGTCGCACTCGAAAAAATAG